In Triticum aestivum cultivar Chinese Spring chromosome 5B, IWGSC CS RefSeq v2.1, whole genome shotgun sequence, the following proteins share a genomic window:
- the LOC123114526 gene encoding uncharacterized protein: MASSLAAAPSLAPAPVRLGCSLQLHLLLRRPALLVFPKVGRPHLRLRLRAQASPSPSPEAEAGDSFAGWSDKQDADSDSGGLVGPALAGLLFLAGITFAAISLRPTGSKAPIQTFLPTHTETKADTTPEQQQQDDDDDDDAAAAAQALSPADDILDATSEATPLPNNLQTHETIPEAEGAPQHDMDNNYQLDLDRSSSDLDPTTHKYIASQDDTQTPPVSHSPQSLLPAYDPTSQEATPDPQAEALLLDSQPSLPENQDTFTSDIMVLESGDVVQISDTLAEPTHLQDTEQNTQLSTQDGISSASTFPDYVPYGSTDQMLPSGSNDLPTQDANPAKAIQDPASDQDEGQNESDNQNELFKPAAPATSFSSGIPAPSLLSAALQVPAGQIVVPAAVDPTQGNALAALQVLKVIEPDARAGDLCTRREYARWLVVASNALSRNTYSKVYPAMYIDNVSELAFDDVTTEDPDFPFIQGLAEAGLISSKLSRSDMDVAENVENNHYFFSADSPLSRQDLVSWKMALDKRQLPEVDKNSLYKTSGYIDIDKIDTAAWPALVADLGAGDQSITALAFGFTRLFQPDKPVTKGQAALALSTGDYAEVVMEELARIEADKIAEAAVNAHGALVAEVEKQINSSFERELTREREKIETLEKLAEEARFELDKLRAEREEEKNALLRGRATVESEIQVLSKLRCEVEEQLQNVLSKKVEINFEKNRIEKLQKEIENENQAAVQLQYELEVERKALSMARAWAEDEAKKAREHARALEEARNQWERQGIKVVVEAGLEEDASAGVTWANAGKEHPVDEAINRAESLLEKLKSFGGEMKVRSSHALERVMQYVRSLISSLKQRAAEARQGCADLGAAAASKAKNVSSEAKAFGSSVGDRSKKVAEECKDGLEKFVHRFKAD, translated from the exons ATGGCGTCCAGCCTCGCCGCCGCCCCTTCTCTGGCTCCGGCCCCGGTCAGGTTGGGCTGCTCCCTccagctccacctcctcctccgccgccccgccctacTTGTCTTTCCCAAAGTCGGACGCCCCCACCTCCGACTCCGACTCAGAGCCCAAGCCTCCCCTTCCCCCTCTCCTGAAGCCGAAGCCGGCGACTCCTTCGCCGGCTGGTCGGACAAGCAGGATGCTGATTCTGATTCAGGAG GCCTTGTTGGACCTGCCCTTGCTGGcctcctcttcctcgccggcaTCACATTCGCCGCTATCTCACTCAGACCCACAG GATCAAAGGCACCCATCCAAACCTTTTTGCCCACACACACCGAGACAAAGGCTGATACTACTCCTGAACAACAACAacaagacgacgacgacgacgacgacgctgctgctgctgctcaggCTTTGTCACCAGCCGATGATATCCTGGATGCCACCAGTGAGGCAACACCGTTGCCTAATAATCTACAAACACACGAGACAATACCCGAGGCCGAGGGAGCACCTCAACATGACATGGACAACAACTACCAATTGGATCTGGATCGCAGCAGCAGTGACCTAGATCCGACAACTCATAAATACATTGCTTCACAAGATGACACTCAAACTCCTCCTGTGTCTCATTCACCTCAATCTTTGCTCCCTGCTTATGATCCAACCTCTCAGGAGGCAACTCCTGACCCACAGGCCGAGGCATTGTTATTGGACTCTCAACCCAGTTTGCCAGAAAACCAGGATACTTTCACTTCAGATATTATGGTGCTGGAATCTGGTGATGTTGTGCAAATATCCGACACTCTGGCTGAGCCTACACATTTACAAGACACTGAGCAGAATACTCAACTTTCAACTCAAGATGGAATTTCTTCTGCATCCACTTTTCCTGATTATGTACCATATGGAAGCACTGACCAGATGCTTCCATCGGGCTCAAATGACTTACCCACTCAAGATGCTAACCCAGCAAAGGCGATACAAGACCCAGCATCAGACCAGGATGAAGGCCAAAATGAGTCAGATAACCAAAATGAACTGTTCAAGCCTGCAGCACCTGCCACATCTTTCTCTTCCGGAATTCCTGCCCCCTCTCTGCTCTCTGCAGCCTTACAGGTGCCTGCTGGCCAGATTGTGGTTCCAGCGGCAGTTGACCCTACCCAGGGAAATGCATTGGCCGCGCTGCAAGTTCTAAAG GTGATTGAGCCTGACGCTCGAGCTGGTGATTTGTGTACCCGACGTGAATACGCTCGATGGTTGGTAGTTGCAAGCAATGCCCTTTCGAG GAACACTTACTCAAAAGTTTATCCAGCAATGTACATTGATAACGTGTCTGAACTTGCATTTGATGACGTCACCACTGAAGATCCTGATTTTCCATTTATACAAG GATTGGCAGAAGCAGGGTTAATTTCTAGCAAGCTCTCAAGATCCGATATGGACGTTGCTGAAAACGTTGAGAACAACCATTACTTTTTCTCCGCGGATAG TCCCTTGTCACGTCAAGACCTTGTGAGTTGGAAGATGGCTTTGGATAAAAGGCAACTACCTGAAGTTGACAAAAAC TCTTTGTACAAGACATCCGGCTACATAGACATTGATAAAATTGACACAGCTGCATGGCCTGCATTGGTAGCTGACTTGGGTGCTGGAGACCAGAGCATCACAGCTCTTGCATTCG GTTTTACAAGGCTTTTCCAGCCAGACAAACCTGTGACAAAAGGACAAGCTGCCCTAGCACTTTCAACTGGTGACTATGCTGAAGTGGTTATGGAGGAGCTTGCTCGTATTGAAGCAGATAAAATAGCTGAAGCGGCTGTGAATGCTCATGGTGCGTTGGTAGCTGAGGTTGAGAAACAAATCAATTCAAGTTTTGAAAGAGAGCTTACGAGGGAAAGAGAAAAAATTGAGACCCTTGAAAAACTGGCTGAAGAAGCTAGGTTTGAATTGGACAAGTTGAGAGCAGAAAGAGAGGAAGAAAAGAATGCTCTGCTTAGGGGCAGAGCTACCGTTGAATCCGAAATACAAGTTCTTTCAAAGTTGAGGTGTGAAGTAGAGGAGCAGCTGCAGAATGTGCTGAGCAAGAAGGTTGAGATCAACTTTGAGAAGAACAGAATTGAGAAACTTCAAAAGGAAATTGAAAATGAAAACCAGGCTGCTGTGCAACTTCAGTATGAGCTTGAAGTTGAAAGGAAGGCTTTGTCTATGGCCAG GGCTTGGGCAGAAGATGAAGCAAAGAAGGCCAGGGAGCATGCTCGCGCCCTTGAGGAGGCCCGGAACCAGTGGGAGCGGCAGGGAATCAAAGTTGTCGTCGAGGCAGGGCTTGAGGAGGATGCATCGGCCGGGGTGACATGGGCTAATGCTGGCAAAGAACACCCAGTTGACGAGGCAATCAACCGGGCGGAGTCGTTGCTGGAGAAGCTCAAGTCGTTTGG
- the LOC123117915 gene encoding phytosulfokine receptor 2, whose amino-acid sequence MNPMAKCCLLLLPIFFLAFLLPEAHATSCHPDDLRALQDFVRNLSGGGVLLQATWFGATCCSWEGVSCDAASGRVTALRLPRRGLVGPIPGTSLAGLARLEEIDLGSNNFQNISGVLTVLRGCQNLTTLILTKNFGGEELLGDGIIGGFKSLEVLALGDCALKGRVPEWLSQCKKMEVLDLSGNHLVGTIPSWIGELHHLCYLDLSNNSLVGDAPKSLALLKGLAPDGRSPGMVFTNIPSYVKHNRSTLGRRLNELPNVIIGTNNFVTSGSKNVLSGNDNTVIFGDENTISGNENTVSGNNHVVSGSKHVVSGSRHGITGRNSFVSGSYNNVSGSKNVVFGSNNSVSGRNHIVYGDNKVITGG is encoded by the coding sequence ATGAATCCCATGGCCAAATGCTGCCTACTGCTCCTCCCCATCTTCTTCTTGGCGTTTCTCTTGCCCGAGGCGCACGCGACTTCGTGCCACCCCGACGACCTTCGTGCGCTGCAGGACTTTGTTAGGAACCTCAGCGGCGGGGGTGTCCTCCTCCAGGCCACGTGGTTCGGCGCCACATGCTGCAGTTGGGAAGGTGTGAGCTGTGATGCCGCCAGTGGCCGTGTCACGGCACTGCGCCTCCCCAGGCGCGGCCTTGTGGGGCCCATCCCAGGAACCTCCCTTGCAGGCCTTGCGCGGCTTGAGGAGATCGACCTTGGCTCCAACAACTTCCAAAACATCTCAGGGGTACTCACAGTGTTGCGTGGGTGCCAGAACCTCACCACGCTGATTCTCACCAAGAATTTCGGTGGTGAGGAGCTACTAGGCGATGGTATTATTGGCGGGTTCAAGAGCCTCGAGGTGCTGGCCCTTGGTGATTGTGCTCTCAAGGGCAGGGTTCCGGAGTGGTTGTCTCAATGCAAGAAAATGGAGGTGCTTGATTTGTCTGGCAACCATTTAGTGGGCACCATCCCATCGTGGATTGGTGAGCTTCACCACCTTTGCTACTTGGATCTCTCAAACAATTCATTGGTTGGCGATGCACCTAAGAGTTTGGCACTGCTAAAGGGGCTCGCCCCTGATGGGCGTTCACCGGGCATGGTTTTCACTAACATTCCATCGTATGTGAAGCATAACAGAAGCACACTCGGACGGCGACTTAACGAGCTCCCAAATGTCATCATAGGGACAAACAACTTTGTAACATCTGGGAGCAAGAATGTTTTATCCGGGAACGACAACACAGTCATATTTGGGGATGAAAACACCATATCCGGGAATGAAAACACCGTATCTGGGAACAACCATGTCGTATCTGGGAGTAAGCATGTCGTATCTGGGAGCAGGCATGGCATAACTGGGAGAAACAGTTTCGTATCCGGGAGCTACAATAACGTATCTGGGAGTAAAAATGTAGTATTTGGGAGCAACAATTCTGTATCTGGGAGGAACCATATTGTATATGGGGACAACAAGGTTATAACAGGAGGttga